The Helicobacter sp. MIT 99-5507 genome includes a region encoding these proteins:
- a CDS encoding ribonucleotide-diphosphate reductase subunit beta, with product MSDKIAKRKKIYNPESSESVNERKVFNGDPTSMFDLNKIKYQWAYNLWKVMLANTWFPEEVGMAQDKRDYVSGLTEQEKLGYDRALAQLIFMDSLQTNNLIDNVNPYITSPELNLILVRQAYEEALHSQSYDVMVQAISDNSDEIYEMWRRDVELRNKNDHIADVYMDLAKNPTEQNLLKAFFANQILEGIYFYSGFSYFYTLAKSGKMLASANMIRFIQRDEVTHLVLFSSLINSVKKERPDLFTKSLEEEVIEMFRKAVDLESSWGEYITQGQILGLTIEIIRQYIEYLADERLERVGMKKLYNVKHPIKWVDQFSSFNDQKANFFESKVTNYSKGSISFDDF from the coding sequence ATGAGTGATAAAATTGCTAAAAGAAAAAAGATTTATAATCCAGAATCTAGTGAAAGTGTAAATGAAAGAAAGGTATTTAATGGCGATCCAACAAGTATGTTTGATTTAAATAAGATTAAATATCAATGGGCTTACAATCTATGGAAAGTGATGCTTGCAAATACTTGGTTTCCAGAAGAAGTTGGCATGGCACAAGATAAAAGAGACTATGTAAGCGGACTAACAGAGCAAGAAAAACTTGGCTATGATAGGGCTTTAGCACAGCTTATTTTTATGGATTCTTTACAAACAAATAATCTAATTGACAATGTAAATCCATACATAACAAGCCCAGAGCTTAATTTGATATTGGTTCGTCAAGCGTATGAAGAGGCTTTGCATTCACAAAGTTATGATGTTATGGTGCAAGCAATCAGTGATAATAGCGATGAAATATATGAAATGTGGCGTAGAGATGTAGAGCTAAGAAATAAAAATGATCATATAGCAGATGTTTATATGGATTTGGCAAAGAATCCAACAGAACAAAATTTATTAAAGGCATTTTTTGCAAATCAGATTCTAGAGGGCATATATTTTTATTCGGGATTCTCATATTTTTATACACTTGCAAAAAGTGGAAAAATGCTTGCAAGTGCAAATATGATTAGATTTATTCAAAGAGATGAAGTAACTCATCTTGTGCTATTTTCATCACTCATTAATTCTGTAAAAAAAGAGAGACCAGATTTATTTACCAAATCATTAGAAGAAGAAGTGATTGAGATGTTTAGAAAAGCTGTAGATTTAGAATCTTCTTGGGGTGAATATATCACACAAGGGCAGATTCTAGGGCTAACAATAGAAATTATTAGACAATATATAGAATATTTAGCTGATGAGAGATTAGAGAGAGTTGGTATGAAAAAACTCTACAATGTAAAACATCCTATAAAATGGGTAGATCAATTTAGTAGCTTTAATGATCAAAAAGCTAATTTCTTTGAATCTAAAGTTACAAACTATTCAAAAGGGAGTATTTCGTTTGATGACTTTTAA
- a CDS encoding carbon-nitrogen hydrolase family protein: MTFNKRLYALQLKTKFDFEDNLKNIENISKGCGENAIIVTPEVAISGFCYQRMDKASEFSKIATERLIKASEDKTIVTTMIEKYNNKYWNNLKVFSRGVMVHKQTKSKLFPLGNEHHHFGSGKESEICLFDIDGIKCGALNCFEIRFPHLWNLIRGAEIIFVPGQWGKERKEHWETLSRALAIANQAFVICADSANYSMAKGSAIISPFGVVIKNDKREVVSSEVDLSEIKKMRKYINVGLA, translated from the coding sequence ATGACTTTTAATAAACGGCTATATGCTCTGCAGCTTAAAACAAAATTTGATTTTGAAGACAATTTAAAAAATATCGAAAATATATCAAAAGGTTGTGGTGAAAATGCGATCATTGTAACTCCAGAGGTTGCTATTAGCGGATTTTGTTATCAAAGAATGGATAAAGCAAGTGAATTTTCAAAAATAGCAACAGAAAGGCTTATAAAAGCTAGCGAAGATAAGACTATAGTAACTACAATGATAGAAAAATACAATAATAAATATTGGAATAATCTAAAAGTCTTTTCACGCGGTGTTATGGTGCATAAACAAACAAAAAGTAAGCTTTTTCCACTTGGCAATGAACATCATCACTTTGGCAGTGGTAAAGAAAGTGAGATTTGTTTATTTGATATTGATGGTATTAAATGTGGAGCATTAAATTGCTTTGAGATTAGATTCCCGCATTTGTGGAATCTTATACGCGGTGCAGAGATTATATTTGTTCCAGGTCAATGGGGCAAGGAGAGAAAAGAGCATTGGGAGACTTTAAGTAGGGCATTGGCTATTGCAAATCAAGCATTTGTTATTTGTGCAGATTCTGCAAATTATTCTATGGCTAAAGGAAGTGCTATAATCTCTCCTTTTGGTGTTGTTATCAAAAATGATAAAAGAGAAGTAGTATCTAGCGAAGTAGATTTAAGCGAAATTAAAAAAATGCGTAAATATATCAATGTAGGGCTTGCATGA
- a CDS encoding protein-L-isoaspartate(D-aspartate) O-methyltransferase: MSIQHRQLERMVDNIDSKFKLSPKVKEAMLKVPREVFVPSAMHHNAYNLDALPIGLNQFISSPFTVAKMTEYLESNGCDSVLEIGCGSGYQAAILSKLFRRVFSIERIDKLRREAAERFRTLDIMNVSIRFDDGQNGWEMYAPFDRILFSAAASNISDKLASQLAEGGILVAPMIESNDKQVIKRFIKKNSKLQLLDIKGECSFVLIKNNVENY; the protein is encoded by the coding sequence ATGAGTATTCAACATCGCCAACTAGAACGTATGGTAGATAATATAGATTCTAAATTTAAACTATCACCAAAAGTAAAAGAAGCAATGCTTAAAGTGCCAAGAGAGGTTTTTGTGCCTTCTGCAATGCATCATAATGCATATAATCTTGATGCATTGCCTATAGGGCTAAATCAATTTATTAGCTCACCTTTCACGGTTGCAAAAATGACAGAATATCTTGAAAGCAATGGCTGTGATAGCGTGCTTGAAATTGGTTGTGGTAGCGGATATCAAGCTGCAATTTTGTCTAAATTATTTAGAAGAGTATTTAGTATTGAGAGAATTGATAAGCTAAGAAGAGAAGCTGCAGAGCGATTTAGAACTCTTGATATTATGAATGTTAGCATTAGATTTGATGATGGACAAAATGGCTGGGAGATGTATGCGCCATTTGATAGGATATTATTTTCTGCAGCAGCCTCAAATATATCAGATAAATTAGCAAGTCAATTAGCAGAAGGTGGAATCCTAGTAGCCCCGATGATAGAATCTAATGATAAACAAGTGATAAAACGATTTATAAAAAAGAATTCAAAATTACAATTATTAGACATTAAGGGTGAGTGCTCATTTGTCCTTATAAAGAATAATGTGGAGAATTATTGA
- a CDS encoding A24 family peptidase, producing the protein MLDLIAILLGLCFGSFLNVVIIRIPQNKSVILPSSSCPHCGNKLKPYHNIPVLSYIFLGGKCGFCKSKISIMYPIVESVSAVLAYAIYLKFGYSFAALFIALSVLLFFALCIIDLKTLEVPDSVNFSAFIFALIGGILHFGDFLFVVASALSLAGFMTLLRFAMQNITKKDVLGEGDIIIIATMGALLGWKITFFAIFLSALFALVVLLILSKKDYKVPFVPFLFLGTLPTLFFPEFFNAYIENYIIQA; encoded by the coding sequence ATGTTAGATTTGATTGCAATATTGCTTGGGCTTTGCTTTGGCTCATTTTTAAATGTCGTAATTATTAGAATCCCTCAAAATAAAAGTGTAATACTCCCATCAAGCAGCTGTCCTCATTGTGGAAATAAACTAAAACCATATCACAATATCCCTGTTTTATCATATATATTTTTAGGCGGAAAATGTGGATTTTGCAAAAGTAAAATTTCTATTATGTATCCTATTGTAGAATCTGTTTCAGCAGTCCTTGCATATGCTATTTATTTAAAATTTGGATATAGCTTCGCGGCATTATTTATCGCTCTTAGTGTTTTATTATTTTTTGCTTTGTGCATAATTGATCTAAAAACACTAGAAGTGCCAGATAGCGTGAATTTTTCTGCATTTATATTTGCATTAATTGGTGGAATCTTGCATTTTGGAGATTTTTTGTTTGTTGTAGCTAGTGCATTATCTTTGGCAGGATTTATGACTTTGCTTCGATTTGCTATGCAAAATATAACTAAAAAAGATGTTTTAGGTGAGGGAGATATCATCATTATCGCAACAATGGGGGCATTACTTGGGTGGAAAATCACATTTTTTGCTATTTTTTTATCGGCATTGTTTGCTTTAGTTGTATTATTGATATTATCTAAAAAGGATTACAAAGTCCCATTTGTTCCATTTTTATTTTTAGGAACATTGCCAACTTTATTTTTTCCAGAGTTTTTTAATGCCTATATTGAAAATTATATTATCCAAGCCTAA
- a CDS encoding LptF/LptG family permease — protein sequence MITDFFHNSVRYYLFSSFAKLFFVFFIILFFISSIVVLIGIAGVTFVVKISFGELLYLYLYSLPNSIFFILPITFFATAVLSLSKLSYDYELLVFFSLGISPSSIIKVFLPISILISMTLLIFSLAIVPLSNSAYRNFIDEKKTNIDVNIKPGEFGQQLGNWLIYVDNVENREYQNLVLFSKNGLEFESFILANKGNAKNAFGVFEMDLHNGIAYIADSDNFKKIIFENMIVRNKLGEARLRSYDLFDYWSKAFDGSSKKLSQLFSQSVLISLFPLFSIALLPLFGIANPRFHKNFSYLYIIVSILIFYTFTYIISSNIPLLGIPILLLLWGFVSYILYRRFILKFY from the coding sequence ATGATTACAGATTTTTTTCACAATAGTGTAAGGTATTATTTATTTTCATCATTTGCAAAATTATTTTTTGTATTTTTTATTATTTTATTTTTTATATCATCAATAGTAGTTTTAATAGGCATTGCAGGGGTTACATTTGTTGTAAAAATATCTTTTGGTGAGTTGCTATATTTGTATTTATATTCTTTACCAAATAGTATATTTTTCATACTTCCAATAACTTTTTTTGCCACAGCAGTTTTGTCTCTATCAAAATTATCTTATGATTATGAATTATTAGTATTTTTTTCATTAGGCATTAGCCCTAGTTCAATAATAAAAGTATTTTTGCCAATTAGTATTTTAATCAGTATGACTTTGCTTATTTTTTCCCTTGCTATCGTGCCATTATCTAATTCTGCTTATAGAAATTTTATTGATGAAAAAAAAACAAATATAGATGTAAATATCAAGCCTGGTGAGTTTGGGCAGCAGCTTGGAAATTGGCTAATTTATGTAGATAATGTTGAAAATAGAGAATATCAAAATCTAGTCTTATTTTCTAAGAATGGTTTGGAATTTGAAAGTTTTATTCTTGCAAATAAAGGCAATGCAAAAAATGCTTTTGGTGTTTTTGAAATGGATTTGCATAATGGTATAGCTTATATTGCAGATAGTGATAATTTTAAAAAAATTATATTTGAAAATATGATTGTTAGGAATAAATTAGGCGAGGCACGTCTTAGAAGTTATGATTTATTTGATTATTGGAGCAAAGCTTTTGATGGTAGCTCAAAAAAATTATCGCAGCTATTTTCACAATCTGTTTTAATATCACTTTTTCCTTTGTTTAGTATCGCTTTGCTTCCTTTATTTGGTATCGCAAATCCTAGATTCCATAAAAATTTTTCTTATCTTTATATCATTGTATCAATCCTTATTTTTTATACATTTACATATATTATTTCAAGCAATATTCCATTGCTTGGGATTCCTATTTTATTGCTATTATGGGGATTTGTATCATATATTCTTTATAGGCGATTTATTTTAAAATTTTATTAA
- a CDS encoding sulfite exporter TauE/SafE family protein, whose product MDHNIGHFVIENANYISIFIIALSASFSHCLGMCGGIVMAYSRIGVQSRAKRFASHFIYGFGRITTYMIIGAISAFLGSGIAVSQSTKGGVFIIIGFIMMLFGIFFLLNPKVLAFFEINIINNRIFKKLFSYFLSKNNLSSFYFLGLLNGAIPCGIVYFFALSASVSGGIFNGAIVMFIFGIATLVPMVLFGLFNSFLSSIKYRNIMNKIFGILILIFGVWTIIKGFRILFS is encoded by the coding sequence TTGGATCATAATATTGGACATTTTGTGATAGAAAATGCAAATTATATTTCTATTTTTATTATAGCTTTGAGTGCTTCATTTTCACATTGCCTTGGAATGTGTGGTGGGATAGTGATGGCATATAGCAGGATTGGAGTGCAAAGCAGGGCTAAGAGATTTGCTTCGCATTTTATATATGGTTTTGGAAGAATTACTACATATATGATTATCGGTGCAATAAGTGCATTTTTAGGCAGTGGAATTGCTGTATCACAAAGCACAAAAGGCGGTGTTTTTATAATCATTGGTTTTATTATGATGTTGTTTGGAATCTTTTTTTTGCTAAATCCTAAGGTATTGGCTTTTTTTGAGATAAATATAATAAATAATAGAATCTTTAAAAAACTTTTTTCTTATTTTTTGAGTAAGAATAATTTATCTAGCTTTTATTTTTTAGGTTTATTAAATGGTGCTATTCCATGCGGTATAGTATATTTTTTCGCTCTTAGTGCAAGTGTAAGTGGTGGAATCTTTAATGGTGCTATTGTCATGTTCATATTTGGTATAGCTACGCTTGTGCCTATGGTTTTATTTGGATTATTTAATTCATTTTTATCCAGTATAAAATATAGAAATATTATGAATAAAATATTTGGTATTTTGATTTTAATTTTTGGTGTTTGGACTATTATAAAAGGTTTTAGAATCTTATTTTCTTAA
- a CDS encoding D-glycero-beta-D-manno-heptose 1,7-bisphosphate 7-phosphatase produces MQKAVFFDRDGIVNVDTQYIYKIEDFVYVDGFLDLFKSCKNKGYLLFIVTNQSGIGKGYYSLQDFLKLSSFMQDDLKSRLGFSFDKIYYCAHDVDFKCECRKPNIGMIKQALNDFDIDLKQSYIIGDKESDVEAGINSGINTTILFSTKNVASKADFVVDSLYQVNSIIK; encoded by the coding sequence ATGCAAAAGGCTGTATTTTTTGATAGAGATGGCATTGTAAATGTTGATACACAATATATTTATAAAATAGAAGATTTTGTATATGTAGATGGGTTTTTGGATTTATTTAAATCTTGTAAAAACAAAGGTTATTTGCTATTTATCGTTACAAATCAATCTGGGATTGGCAAAGGATATTATTCATTGCAGGATTTTTTAAAATTAAGTTCATTTATGCAAGATGATTTAAAATCTAGGCTTGGATTTTCTTTTGATAAGATTTATTATTGTGCTCATGATGTAGATTTTAAATGTGAATGCAGAAAGCCAAATATTGGGATGATAAAGCAAGCATTGAATGATTTTGATATAGATTTAAAGCAATCTTATATCATTGGCGATAAAGAAAGCGATGTTGAAGCTGGTATAAATAGTGGCATAAATACAACTATCTTGTTTTCTACAAAAAATGTAGCTTCAAAAGCGGATTTTGTTGTAGATTCTCTTTATCAAGTAAATAGTATAATAAAATAA
- the rfaD gene encoding ADP-glyceromanno-heptose 6-epimerase: protein MKYIYDDLKDKNILITGGAGFIGSNIVHYLNRYHGESKIFIFDKFRDNTTFENGNLTSLGHFKNLLNFKGEVIVGDLANSNDLKKLDKYKFDYIFHEGAISDTTCKNQELIIKTNFESLDYFINKIKESEGVLIYASSAATYGNSKAPNIVGSGESPENAYGFSKLLMDMKLREIIQNNEDENFKIISLRYFNVYGSREYFKGSTASMILQLALQALRNKKVKLFEFGEQIRDFVYIKDVVQANIKAIEVNKSGIYNVGSGVARSFNDIVDILKLHIGDFEVEYIKNPYSFYQNHTQADISQTIKDLFYEPRYTLESGIKDYIDEIKRIYKDTK, encoded by the coding sequence GTGAAATATATTTATGATGATTTAAAAGATAAAAATATTTTAATTACAGGTGGAGCAGGGTTTATTGGTAGTAATATAGTGCATTATCTAAATAGATATCATGGAGAATCTAAAATATTTATATTTGATAAATTTAGAGATAATACAACTTTTGAAAATGGAAATTTAACTTCGCTTGGGCATTTTAAAAATCTATTAAATTTTAAAGGTGAAGTTATAGTTGGAGATTTGGCAAATAGCAATGATTTGAAAAAATTAGATAAATATAAATTTGATTATATTTTTCATGAAGGTGCGATTTCTGATACTACTTGCAAAAATCAAGAATTGATAATAAAGACAAATTTTGAGAGTTTGGATTATTTTATAAATAAGATAAAAGAGAGTGAAGGGGTATTGATTTATGCATCATCTGCTGCGACATATGGCAATTCAAAAGCTCCAAATATAGTCGGTAGTGGAGAATCTCCAGAAAATGCATATGGATTCTCAAAGCTATTAATGGATATGAAACTTCGTGAAATTATTCAAAATAATGAAGATGAAAATTTTAAAATTATTTCCCTTAGATATTTTAATGTATATGGAAGTAGGGAATATTTCAAAGGCTCTACCGCGTCAATGATATTACAGCTTGCTCTTCAAGCCCTAAGAAACAAAAAGGTTAAGTTATTTGAGTTTGGTGAGCAAATTAGGGATTTTGTATATATCAAAGATGTAGTTCAAGCAAATATAAAAGCCATAGAAGTAAATAAAAGCGGAATCTACAATGTAGGAAGTGGAGTTGCTAGAAGTTTTAATGATATTGTAGATATTTTAAAATTGCATATTGGTGATTTTGAAGTAGAATATATAAAAAATCCTTATAGCTTTTATCAAAATCATACACAAGCAGATATATCACAAACTATAAAAGATTTATTTTATGAGCCTAGATATACTCTAGAATCTGGAATAAAAGATTATATTGATGAAATAAAAAGGATATACAAAGATACAAAATGA